Genomic segment of Phoenix dactylifera cultivar Barhee BC4 unplaced genomic scaffold, palm_55x_up_171113_PBpolish2nd_filt_p 000366F, whole genome shotgun sequence:
CagtggtaaaaaaaaaaggcctctccATACTAAAGATTGAACATTGAACATACGATAGgagtgctaaaaaaaaaaaaaaggaagagtgaCGGCGAAAGCGCCCCCTATGATTTCTTCTTATATTTGCTAACTGGACAGCAGTAGAGACAATTGCCTCTCCATACAAAAGATTAAAGATATGATCGgagtaaaacaaaaaaaagaaaaaggaaagaaagagtgATGGCGAAAGCGGCTCTCATAATTTTTTCTTATGTTTGCTAACTGGACAGTGGACAATTACCTCTCCATACAAAAGATTGAAGGTATGattggaataaaaaaaaaaaaagaatgatggCAAAAGCTATGTTTTCTTCTTGTGTTTGCTATAGGACAGTGGTAGAGACAATTGCCTTCCTATATAAAAGATTGAAGGTACGATGGGAATATCAATAAAAGAGACTGTTCGCCCTCTACGCTAGCTACTAATAGTCTTCCTTGTATAGGATTTTCTGGTTCTTTAACAATCGTCCTGTGATTAGATGTGAGAATTTAAATATCCACTTGTCTCATTAGGAGTGAATCCAAACCCATTTAGCTGACACGACCCGTCAAACTGATTCATCCGGTTCACGCCATGGGGTGCAGGTCAACTAATAGGGAAGAGACGGCGCACCCATCACAAAAAGAAGGCATTTGtagaaatatatttaaaatatatattatcagCCAAAATGAGTAGAGCTGAAATTCTACGAGAGTGCAGAAAAGGTGGTTTTGTAGAATTCAAATTTAATGATAGTATATCAGGGTCAAAATCATTGAATATAACTTACATTATAAGaaatatctaaaaattaaaattatatattttaatagtTTTTAACTTAATTATTAAGCAGATatcaaaataaatgattttaataATATGAtactatattttattatgatcaAACCATTAAAAGTAATCTAGTACTGAATTTAAATCTACGGAtcataatttataaaatatataattttaatttatatgcATTATCATATATTTTACTATATTAATACAATTGAtattgtttatttttgtatccttTAGATGTATAAATTTTAGTCTACAAAAATATACATTAATTTtgatttcaaaatatttttgtcctataaattatatttagtgCTCCAAATCTTGAATTTAGATCATCTATTGTTAATTTTGAAAGCGAGAGGACCATCTCAGCaatcctcttgaaagcaccttAGTTCTATTTTGTTATAATTTGACTAATGagtaaatataagttatttgacAGATTGTAACATGGAGTTTGGACATCTCATTAAAAAGAATATATAAGTTGTTCTTTAAGCTGGTGGTGGCATCTAAAATTTACTTAGGGCTATCTCATTTATACTATAGGTTGCTTCTTTAGTTATATTATCAGCCAATAtctttaattctcaattaaaaaaTAGATATTCATTATTTGTAACAGCAAAAATGGAATATGAGAGAAGTTGTAGGAACAATGCAAATCTGTGAGAAAAATAGCCTACTCAGACGACAAAAAACCTAATGCTACATGGACCTAAAACTATTAAACATGCAAGTAGATTAGTTGCAAATTAGGTACCTCAAGTCATAGGACCACTTAACCTAACTTGAACCCAACCCGGCCCAAACCTGACATCACTACATCTCAAGATATTTGAAAAATTGCTACATATCTACCTATAAGAGGTTATTTGTAAAGCGGATAGACAGTGTATACTTTTGATTTTCAAACCAACTTTTCCAAACATCAAGCAGGCCaggtttgaatttttatttttcttttttcttgcttcATTTGGTTTGTCATTATTGTCAAGAGAAAAGTTTAAGCAGTTGTTACGTAGGCCATTAGATTGCTAGTTAGGATTGTGTCATACTCTTAAACAGATAAAAATTACTTAAATGAGTCAACCGACTTCCACCATTCATGTTGCTTTATTAAATGCCACATTTTATTATGCAAATACAAAGGAAGCAATTTTAATACAACACACGAGGTGAATGATTTTGAGCTACAAAGGTGATATTTGGTTTGCGGTGATGACTCCAAGATCTACCATGATATGGAGGGAGATGATAAGATTACCATATTTTGTAGTGCTACAGTATTTCTATGTAGCAGTGATCCCAAATTATCTATATTCTTAAATTATTATCCAACCTAGAAATATTAAACCTATCCTTAATTCCTTCAGCACCTATGCTAGTTTGTCGACTTGGAGTTTGTCCGCTTGGAGCCAGCAATGCCGGCCGGTTCGGACGCCCACCTCCATCCAAAACGATATTGGGCAGGTAAACTCGAGCGAAATGGCCGAGGAAGGTCATTTTCCTCCCCTCTTAAGTTCTCAAAGGCTTTTCCACTGGAGCAACCCCTACCTAAAATCAGTAAAAGAAGCCATGATAGAGAACTTATACGACCAGACGAGTCCCAGCGGCCCTTCCTCCGACAATGAATTTACAGTTAAAATATTGGTAGGCTTCTTCTGTACGTTGTCGATACTTCTCTGCTGCTGCTTCTGCGGCCAACACCATTCCGATGAGGGCCAACAAGATCGACAAATAGAGTCTAGCACTAACTCCGCCCCCACCACCACCGGTGATAATAGGCTTGATTCGGCGGTCCCTTCATCGCTGCCGGCATTCGTCTACTCCACTGCTCATGAAGGAAGGCTGGAGTGCTCGCTGTGCCTGACGGAGTTCAAAGACGGCGACGTGGGTCGTTTCCTCCCGAGATGTTGCCATGGTTTCCACAAAGATTGTGTCGATGTGTGGCTCAACTCTCACTCAACCTGCCCGCTTTGTCGAAGCAGTACTGTTGAATTTGGAACTCCCGACTTGGCTGTCTGACGGTTTTCAACCTGGATTCCACGTAGAATTCTCACTGTGGCTTCTAggcttcttttttcttgttttttttttcttctgaggACCTGCTTCATTAATCTGTTTCATATGCttaataaaacaataaaaaggcTTATAATTCAATCTTTATTACTTGTatgcttttaaatttttattatataggCTCTTCTTACTGAATATGATCTATGTATAGAGATTGTGGCGGTTGGATGGATCAGTTTTCCCATCTTCTATAtcagag
This window contains:
- the LOC103711453 gene encoding E3 ubiquitin-protein ligase EL5-like — translated: MAEEGHFPPLLSSQRLFHWSNPYLKSVKEAMIENLYDQTSPSGPSSDNEFTVKILVGFFCTLSILLCCCFCGQHHSDEGQQDRQIESSTNSAPTTTGDNRLDSAVPSSLPAFVYSTAHEGRLECSLCLTEFKDGDVGRFLPRCCHGFHKDCVDVWLNSHSTCPLCRSSTVEFGTPDLAV